One window from the genome of Cyclobacterium amurskyense encodes:
- a CDS encoding SusC/RagA family TonB-linked outer membrane protein: MRKKPLPLILKMTKNVIFGFLLQTLFFNVLLANRIEAQKINEVFVSISFNKGKLVDVLKEIEVQSAFHFTVHENDDFLNELISINHKRISIEGALKEISKNTGLAFQQINNNISIRRQNTDERARKLEQANIEINGQVVSGTDNLPLPGVAIKVKGTTQGTISDIDGNYTITADENAVLQFSFIGFATKEEAVNGRSLINIVLEEDQQNLDEVVVTAIGIKQQKKKLGYATQEVNTDVLGEARTMNLGNALSGQIAGLTVTNPTGIFQSPSFSLRGKTPLIVLDGVPVETNLFDISPEDIESINVLKGGAASALYGARGKNGAILITRKNASKEGLTVTASTSNMVTAGFTVFPETQTQYGNGSNGKYEFWDGADGGISDGDMIWGPKFEPGVMVPQWNSPIRNIQTGEQIDWYGNVAGTVYDDKSLYERVPTEWKRHDNLNDFLKTGVVSKNDFSIAYQGEKSRFYFSGNYSYQKGQVPNTALNTGGLNFNSSFDLTDKLTLDATLSYNKVYSPNYPRYGYGPKNHMYTILIWMGDDVNGRDLRDHMYVPGLEGYRQANFNYAWYNNVYFAAHELNQQHNQNTLDGKLKLNYQISDNFNIQGRVSAREYSVFSDMQSPKSYMNYGDSRNGDYKMWNDKRLNLDTDILASYNKTVSDNFSFAVNAGGSIFYRTYQQEYATSDGLIVPEIYGLSNTQGPVKASNYFQEKAIRSTYGSVNFDLWNSVFLNFSGRNDWSSTLPTTTNSYFYPSASMSTMLSEFIQLPKAMDYLKVYSSWSQVSSDLSPYSIYSTYQKGVTYGATPSVYYPSGLVNSSIMPEKSTTFEAGFSTSFVQKRLTFEGTYYRILDENQIIDLSISEASGFTSRKVNGNEYTTQGFEAMVNFNAIERNNFSWNVGLNWTRYVKKITEIFDNNEKFGNLVAGDRSDAYYATVWQKSADGKVILDANTGLPSRDPYPSKIGHLNPSWRLGLQNRFKVGDFRIDMDIDGAWGGLIRSLTIEKMWWGGKHPNSVLYRDQEYAAGQPVYVPEGVVVTGGELVRDVNGVILTDSREYTPNTTAVSWQTWSQIYPYRAQVTEDENSLFANVYDRSYFKLRRLSVSYDLMKIMSSEKIKSLDLSVYGYNLAMWKKMPLLDPDYGDDNNLQDPSSRYVGLTLRATF, translated from the coding sequence ATGAGAAAAAAACCTTTACCACTAATTTTAAAAATGACTAAAAATGTCATTTTTGGTTTTTTGCTACAGACACTTTTTTTCAATGTGTTGCTTGCAAACAGGATTGAAGCGCAAAAAATCAATGAAGTATTTGTGAGTATTTCCTTTAATAAAGGAAAGTTGGTTGATGTACTCAAGGAAATTGAAGTACAGTCAGCATTCCATTTTACAGTTCACGAGAATGATGATTTTTTAAATGAGTTAATCTCTATTAATCATAAGAGAATTTCCATAGAAGGCGCGCTAAAGGAAATTAGCAAAAATACTGGTTTGGCCTTTCAGCAAATCAACAATAACATATCCATTCGGCGTCAAAATACAGATGAGCGAGCTAGAAAACTAGAGCAAGCCAATATAGAAATTAATGGTCAAGTGGTTTCAGGAACAGATAACCTTCCTTTACCTGGCGTTGCAATTAAAGTAAAAGGTACAACCCAGGGAACCATTTCAGATATAGATGGGAATTATACCATTACTGCAGATGAAAACGCAGTGCTCCAATTCAGTTTCATAGGTTTTGCGACCAAAGAAGAAGCTGTAAATGGTCGTTCTTTGATCAATATAGTCTTGGAAGAAGACCAACAAAATTTGGATGAGGTAGTGGTTACAGCCATTGGTATCAAGCAGCAAAAAAAGAAATTGGGTTATGCAACTCAGGAAGTGAATACAGATGTATTGGGTGAAGCAAGAACCATGAACTTGGGAAATGCACTTTCAGGACAAATCGCTGGCTTGACAGTTACCAACCCTACAGGAATCTTTCAGTCTCCTTCTTTTTCATTAAGGGGCAAGACACCTTTGATTGTGTTGGATGGTGTTCCTGTGGAAACAAATTTATTTGATATTTCTCCAGAAGACATTGAGAGTATCAACGTACTAAAAGGTGGTGCTGCCTCTGCACTTTATGGAGCAAGAGGAAAAAATGGAGCCATTCTTATTACCAGAAAAAATGCTTCTAAAGAAGGGCTTACAGTTACCGCTTCTACCAGCAATATGGTGACAGCCGGCTTTACTGTTTTCCCTGAAACCCAAACTCAATATGGTAACGGATCCAATGGGAAATATGAATTTTGGGATGGTGCTGATGGAGGTATTTCCGATGGTGATATGATCTGGGGACCAAAATTTGAACCTGGTGTGATGGTTCCTCAGTGGAATAGCCCAATTAGAAATATTCAAACAGGTGAGCAAATCGATTGGTATGGAAATGTAGCAGGTACTGTATATGATGATAAATCATTGTACGAAAGGGTGCCAACTGAATGGAAAAGACACGATAACCTGAATGACTTCTTGAAAACAGGAGTGGTTTCTAAAAATGATTTCTCCATTGCTTACCAAGGTGAAAAATCCAGATTTTACTTTTCAGGAAATTATTCCTACCAAAAAGGTCAGGTACCTAATACTGCACTTAATACTGGAGGTTTGAACTTTAACAGTTCTTTTGATTTAACCGATAAATTAACATTGGACGCGACCTTGAGTTATAATAAGGTTTACTCACCAAATTATCCGAGATATGGCTATGGACCTAAAAACCATATGTATACCATTTTGATATGGATGGGTGATGATGTCAATGGACGTGATTTGAGAGACCATATGTATGTGCCTGGGCTAGAAGGTTACCGTCAGGCCAATTTTAACTATGCTTGGTACAATAACGTTTATTTTGCAGCTCATGAGTTGAACCAGCAGCACAACCAGAACACGCTTGATGGTAAGTTGAAGTTGAATTACCAGATTTCTGATAATTTTAATATTCAAGGTAGGGTTTCTGCTAGGGAATATAGTGTGTTTTCTGACATGCAGAGTCCAAAATCTTACATGAACTATGGAGATTCTAGAAATGGTGATTACAAGATGTGGAACGACAAACGTTTAAACCTGGATACAGATATCCTTGCTTCTTATAACAAGACTGTAAGTGATAATTTCTCCTTTGCGGTTAATGCAGGTGGATCCATATTCTATAGGACTTACCAGCAGGAATATGCTACTTCTGATGGATTGATTGTCCCAGAAATTTACGGTTTGAGCAATACCCAGGGGCCGGTTAAGGCAAGTAATTATTTTCAGGAAAAAGCCATCCGTAGTACCTATGGTTCTGTGAATTTTGATTTATGGAATTCTGTATTTTTAAATTTCTCTGGAAGAAATGACTGGTCTTCTACATTGCCTACTACTACCAATTCTTATTTCTATCCTTCTGCTTCAATGAGTACCATGCTTTCAGAATTTATTCAGTTGCCAAAAGCAATGGATTACCTTAAAGTATACAGTTCATGGTCTCAAGTTTCAAGTGACTTAAGTCCTTATAGTATCTACTCAACCTATCAAAAAGGGGTTACCTATGGAGCTACTCCATCCGTTTATTATCCTTCAGGTTTGGTGAACTCCAGTATTATGCCTGAGAAGTCCACTACTTTTGAGGCTGGATTTTCAACCTCTTTTGTTCAAAAAAGGTTGACCTTTGAAGGTACTTATTACAGGATTCTGGATGAAAACCAGATCATTGACTTGAGCATTTCTGAAGCTTCAGGTTTCACTTCCAGAAAAGTAAATGGCAACGAATACACCACTCAGGGTTTTGAGGCCATGGTTAATTTCAATGCCATAGAGCGAAATAACTTCTCTTGGAATGTTGGCCTGAACTGGACAAGATATGTGAAGAAAATAACCGAAATTTTCGATAACAATGAGAAATTTGGTAACCTGGTAGCAGGTGACAGATCTGATGCTTACTATGCTACAGTATGGCAAAAAAGTGCAGACGGGAAAGTGATTTTGGATGCCAACACTGGATTGCCTAGCAGAGATCCATATCCATCTAAAATTGGTCATTTAAATCCTTCTTGGAGATTAGGTCTTCAAAACAGATTTAAAGTAGGAGACTTCAGAATTGACATGGACATTGATGGTGCTTGGGGAGGCTTGATCCGATCCTTGACCATTGAGAAAATGTGGTGGGGTGGTAAGCACCCTAACTCCGTACTATATAGAGACCAAGAATATGCTGCTGGACAGCCTGTTTATGTGCCTGAAGGTGTAGTGGTCACTGGTGGTGAGCTTGTTAGGGATGTAAATGGTGTTATCCTTACTGATAGCCGTGAGTATACCCCAAATACTACCGCTGTAAGCTGGCAGACCTGGTCACAGATCTATCCTTACCGTGCTCAGGTAACTGAAGATGAAAATTCGCTTTTTGCCAATGTTTATGACCGTTCCTATTTCAAATTGAGAAGACTATCTGTGTCTTACGATCTTATGAAAATCATGTCTTCAGAAAAAATAAAGAGTCTTGACCTTTCTGTCTATGGTTACAACCTGGCAATGTGGAAAAAGATGCCTTTGTTGGATCCTGATTATGGTGATGACAATAACTTACAAGATCCATCTTCGAGATATGTAGGTTTGACTCTAAGAGCTACCTTTTAA
- a CDS encoding FecR family protein has protein sequence MSKKKDNIDDLLVKVLTGTASVAESEEVELWAKENEKNSNTLDKLKEIWQEKSPAYTQANSEDKIDNIWDEGIKKNNASKSVSKPFLKYAASILLFFGFLSSIYYFIPVNNDTKEEKLTKYTVRSNPPGQKSKLTLPDGSIVYLNCSSSIKYIVGFEGEERKVELIGEAYFEVASNAEKPFIVESNRLATKALGTIFNINAYPDCELTRISLLEGKVEIQNPSTDINSILLTAGKELQVNTKTNTYTESTFDPHLVVAWKEGALAFKNSDFNTVKLNLERWFGVDIHVKGKKPEDWSVTTVYKGQTLKNILMDLQYSKKFAYEINDDQIIIEF, from the coding sequence GTGAGTAAGAAAAAAGACAATATTGATGACTTGCTGGTAAAGGTATTAACCGGTACGGCAAGTGTTGCTGAATCTGAAGAAGTTGAGTTGTGGGCTAAAGAGAATGAAAAAAATTCCAATACACTAGACAAGTTAAAGGAAATATGGCAAGAAAAATCCCCAGCATATACGCAGGCTAATTCTGAAGATAAAATCGATAACATTTGGGACGAAGGAATAAAAAAAAATAATGCCTCTAAATCTGTTTCCAAACCCTTTCTAAAATACGCTGCCTCCATATTGCTATTTTTTGGTTTTTTAAGTAGTATTTATTATTTTATTCCAGTAAATAATGATACTAAGGAAGAAAAGCTGACAAAATATACCGTTCGCAGTAATCCTCCTGGTCAGAAATCCAAACTAACCCTTCCTGATGGATCCATTGTTTATTTAAACTGCTCTTCAAGTATAAAATATATAGTAGGATTTGAAGGTGAAGAAAGAAAGGTTGAATTAATAGGGGAAGCTTATTTTGAAGTGGCTTCAAATGCTGAAAAACCTTTTATAGTAGAAAGCAATAGATTAGCGACCAAAGCGCTTGGGACTATTTTTAATATTAATGCCTATCCCGATTGTGAGCTAACCAGGATTTCGCTTTTAGAAGGTAAAGTAGAAATTCAAAACCCAAGTACAGATATAAATTCCATATTGCTAACAGCAGGGAAGGAGTTACAGGTAAACACAAAAACTAACACATATACTGAATCAACTTTTGATCCACATTTGGTAGTGGCCTGGAAGGAGGGAGCATTAGCTTTTAAGAATTCAGACTTTAACACAGTTAAATTGAATTTGGAGCGATGGTTTGGTGTAGATATTCATGTTAAAGGGAAAAAGCCAGAAGACTGGAGCGTAACAACAGTCTATAAAGGGCAAACACTAAAAAATATTTTAATGGATTTACAGTATTCTAAAAAATTCGCCTATGAGATAAACGATGATCAAATTATAATTGAGTTTTAG
- a CDS encoding RNA polymerase sigma-70 factor encodes MYTALSNSDLLFQISVNTDKKAFAELFNRYHCKLVSFALYYLPIHEEAEDVVSDVFVNLLKKHSQLKDIDNFDGYIYFAVKNHCLNSIKKNKRKERFVGISSEMEIRSEKCIQPLEQLLNKELSYFYNCLIEELPPKRKLVFKMVKDDGLKIAEVAKLLEITNKTVKKHLELAVKEIRLGINEYLEVKGKNTKTNPLQSEKEKVFI; translated from the coding sequence ATGTATACTGCTTTGAGTAACTCAGATCTTCTTTTTCAAATATCAGTGAATACTGATAAAAAGGCTTTTGCTGAACTCTTTAATAGGTACCATTGCAAATTGGTTTCTTTTGCCTTGTACTACTTACCTATTCATGAAGAGGCAGAGGATGTGGTCTCAGATGTATTTGTCAATCTTTTAAAAAAGCACAGTCAGTTAAAGGATATTGACAATTTTGATGGTTATATCTATTTTGCAGTAAAGAACCATTGCCTCAATAGTATTAAGAAGAACAAGCGGAAAGAACGTTTTGTAGGTATTTCATCAGAAATGGAGATTAGGTCTGAAAAGTGCATTCAACCCTTGGAGCAATTACTTAATAAGGAGCTGAGTTATTTTTATAATTGTCTTATAGAAGAATTACCTCCTAAAAGAAAGCTAGTCTTTAAAATGGTGAAAGATGATGGTTTGAAAATTGCTGAAGTAGCCAAACTTTTAGAAATCACCAATAAAACAGTAAAGAAACATCTAGAGCTAGCTGTAAAGGAAATAAGACTGGGAATAAACGAATACCTTGAAGTCAAAGGTAAAAATACCAAAACTAATCCTTTGCAAAGTGAAAAAGAAAAAGTATTCATTTGA
- a CDS encoding fatty acid desaturase family protein, with amino-acid sequence MLLLFFAPLAVIIFVPFSSVSLLFGLFIISGLGMAGIGMGIMHDAIHGSYSKNKYVNKIMGYTINLIGANDEVWRLQHNVLHHSFTNIEAHDDDINAPFFLRFSPNAKINRLHKFQHLYAWFFYGLSTISWITTKDFIRLKRYYKMGLIKDKKTYRLGLMKIILWKLVYYSYALILPLAMSGFGVGMVILAFLALHFVTGLTISLVFQSAHVVSDASFPLPNKQGNMEDERLAHQLATTCNFSPNSKVLSWLVGGLTNQIEHHLFPHISHIHYKKLAPIVERTSKEFGLPYHKNGNFLSAISKHFKMLYLLGRMELPTVKK; translated from the coding sequence ATGTTGCTGCTGTTTTTTGCTCCTTTGGCCGTTATCATTTTCGTCCCATTTTCAAGTGTCTCCCTATTATTTGGTTTATTTATCATTAGTGGTCTTGGCATGGCAGGAATAGGCATGGGAATTATGCACGATGCCATACATGGTTCATACTCCAAAAATAAATATGTGAATAAAATAATGGGTTACACCATTAATTTAATAGGTGCAAATGATGAGGTTTGGCGACTTCAACACAATGTACTTCACCATAGTTTTACCAATATTGAAGCGCATGATGACGATATCAATGCACCGTTTTTCCTAAGGTTTTCCCCCAATGCAAAAATTAACAGGCTTCATAAATTTCAACACTTGTATGCTTGGTTTTTTTATGGGCTGTCTACCATTTCATGGATAACCACAAAAGACTTTATTAGGCTTAAGAGGTATTATAAAATGGGCTTGATAAAAGACAAAAAGACCTACAGATTGGGTCTAATGAAAATTATACTTTGGAAATTAGTCTATTACTCTTATGCTTTAATATTGCCTTTGGCAATGTCTGGCTTTGGAGTAGGAATGGTAATCCTAGCTTTTTTGGCTTTGCACTTTGTAACTGGCCTAACCATATCATTGGTTTTCCAATCAGCACATGTGGTTTCTGATGCTTCTTTTCCATTACCCAACAAACAGGGAAACATGGAAGATGAGCGACTTGCCCATCAATTGGCGACCACTTGCAATTTCTCACCAAATAGCAAAGTTTTGTCTTGGCTTGTAGGTGGATTAACCAATCAAATCGAACACCATTTATTTCCCCATATTAGTCACATACATTATAAAAAATTAGCACCGATTGTAGAACGGACATCCAAGGAATTTGGCTTGCCCTACCATAAGAATGGAAATTTCCTTTCGGCCATAAGCAAACATTTTAAAATGTTGTACCTACTCGGACGAATGGAACTACCAACAGTAAAGAAATAA
- a CDS encoding cold-shock protein, with amino-acid sequence MQEGIVKFYNTEKGYGFITPKDSGKDIFVHNSGLIHEIMENDEVAFETEQGKKGLNAINVERID; translated from the coding sequence ATGCAAGAAGGAATAGTTAAGTTTTACAACACAGAAAAAGGGTATGGGTTCATTACCCCAAAGGATTCAGGTAAGGATATTTTCGTCCATAATAGTGGCCTCATTCATGAGATCATGGAGAACGACGAAGTAGCTTTTGAAACAGAACAAGGAAAAAAAGGGCTCAACGCCATTAACGTTGAACGCATAGATTAA
- a CDS encoding cold-shock protein — protein MQEGTVKFFNTEKGYGFITPSDSGKDIFVHSSGLIDEIRENDKVSYEAEQGQKGLNAVNVEVIG, from the coding sequence ATGCAAGAAGGAACAGTAAAGTTTTTCAACACAGAGAAGGGGTACGGATTTATTACTCCAAGTGATTCAGGTAAAGATATTTTCGTCCACAGCAGTGGATTGATCGATGAGATCAGAGAAAATGACAAAGTATCTTACGAAGCTGAGCAAGGTCAAAAAGGACTTAATGCAGTTAACGTTGAGGTAATCGGATAA
- a CDS encoding GlxA family transcriptional regulator — translation MKHISILVPEGDTSLSNLEATHKMFTMANGHLERSGQSLLFDVHLVGRSSKSQVSNGIFSIKPDCTIEEVKKTDLIIIPAIHGDIHKILKANLDFVPWIKAQYEKGAEVASLCIGAFLLAKTGLLNGKSCATHWLMTKAFREMYPEVQLVDDKIITDEARIYTSGGAYSSLNLNLYLIEKFVGRDMAILSSKIFEIDINRQSQSPFIIFNGQKCHSDKAVKEAQEYIEVNFNEKLTVDGLSEMYAISRRTFERRFKKATSNTVIEYIQRVRVEAAKKKLEANGTSINEVMYEVGYIDAKTFRELFKKLVGMSPVDYRNRYYKEVEMV, via the coding sequence ATGAAACACATCTCTATTCTTGTTCCGGAAGGGGATACTAGCCTTAGTAACCTTGAGGCTACCCACAAAATGTTTACTATGGCCAATGGGCATTTGGAACGCTCTGGTCAATCATTATTGTTTGATGTTCACTTGGTCGGCCGGTCCAGTAAGAGTCAGGTTAGCAATGGGATATTTAGTATTAAGCCGGATTGTACCATTGAAGAAGTGAAAAAAACGGATTTAATTATTATTCCGGCTATTCATGGAGACATTCATAAGATTCTAAAAGCCAATCTTGATTTTGTTCCGTGGATCAAGGCCCAATATGAAAAAGGTGCAGAAGTGGCTAGTTTATGCATAGGCGCTTTTCTTTTGGCCAAAACGGGGTTATTAAATGGTAAAAGCTGTGCGACACATTGGCTTATGACCAAGGCGTTTAGAGAGATGTATCCTGAAGTTCAGCTTGTGGATGACAAAATCATCACTGATGAGGCGAGGATATACACGAGTGGTGGTGCTTATTCCTCGCTGAATTTAAACCTGTATCTCATAGAAAAATTTGTAGGTAGGGACATGGCCATACTTTCTTCCAAAATATTTGAGATTGATATTAATCGTCAAAGTCAGTCTCCCTTTATTATTTTCAATGGGCAAAAATGCCATAGTGATAAAGCCGTGAAGGAAGCTCAGGAATATATTGAGGTAAATTTTAATGAAAAGCTAACTGTAGATGGCCTGTCTGAGATGTATGCTATAAGTAGAAGAACCTTTGAAAGGAGATTTAAAAAGGCCACGTCCAATACGGTAATCGAATACATTCAAAGGGTTAGGGTAGAAGCTGCTAAAAAGAAGTTAGAAGCGAATGGAACAAGCATTAATGAAGTAATGTATGAAGTTGGCTATATTGATGCAAAAACATTCAGAGAGCTCTTTAAAAAGTTGGTTGGCATGTCACCCGTAGATTACCGTAACAGGTATTATAAGGAGGTAGAAATGGTTTAG
- a CDS encoding VOC family protein yields the protein MNIPKVETTMTQELWINLPVNNLSQTKAFFTSLGFESLRDAPEMVGFKIGNVPVMMVTSAQFEKYALNKVSDINNGSEMLLSVGAPDREYVDAMAIKVSKAGGKVFSSPAEIQGWMYGCAFTDLDGHRWNILHMDFNKMPKN from the coding sequence TTGAATATACCAAAAGTAGAAACCACAATGACACAAGAATTATGGATCAACTTGCCCGTTAATAACCTTTCTCAAACCAAAGCTTTCTTCACTAGCCTGGGGTTTGAATCATTGAGAGATGCTCCAGAAATGGTTGGTTTCAAAATTGGCAATGTTCCGGTAATGATGGTTACCTCAGCCCAGTTTGAAAAATATGCATTAAATAAAGTTTCAGACATAAACAATGGGAGTGAAATGCTGCTATCAGTAGGTGCCCCAGACCGTGAATATGTAGATGCCATGGCTATAAAGGTGAGTAAAGCAGGTGGTAAGGTGTTCTCTTCCCCAGCTGAAATCCAAGGCTGGATGTATGGTTGTGCCTTTACGGATTTAGATGGCCATAGGTGGAATATATTGCACATGGACTTTAATAAAATGCCAAAAAATTAG
- a CDS encoding nuclear transport factor 2-like protein: MTKITVNANCRNSPKKEFLKDFNIAFATGQADFIIEHVSEDIVWEIYGDKSIQGKNQFSLEINAMKNRVPAELKLDSIITHGQEAAVNGKIKMETETYAFCDVYYFSSASSTIIKKIHTYILKING; this comes from the coding sequence ATGACTAAAATAACAGTAAACGCAAATTGTCGAAATTCTCCCAAAAAAGAATTTCTAAAAGACTTCAATATTGCCTTTGCAACAGGACAGGCAGATTTTATCATTGAGCATGTTTCTGAAGACATTGTCTGGGAGATATATGGAGACAAATCCATCCAGGGAAAAAATCAATTCTCCCTTGAGATTAACGCAATGAAGAATAGGGTTCCTGCCGAATTAAAGCTGGATTCGATCATCACACATGGTCAGGAGGCAGCAGTCAATGGGAAGATAAAAATGGAAACAGAAACTTATGCTTTCTGTGATGTATATTATTTCAGCAGTGCTTCAAGCACCATTATTAAGAAAATCCATACCTATATTTTAAAGATAAATGGCTAA
- a CDS encoding VOC family protein, producing the protein MASVSTYLNFPRNTEEAFNFYKSIFGGEFYGNGPMRFGDIPPQENTPPLPEEDKNLIMHVELRILGVHSLMGTDAPESMGFNINFGNNSYINLQPDTRKETKKLFDALSEGGKVTQELQEMFWGDYYGSCTDKFGVQWMFNCGEKV; encoded by the coding sequence ATGGCCTCAGTAAGTACTTATCTCAATTTCCCTCGAAATACCGAGGAAGCATTTAACTTTTACAAATCAATATTTGGTGGTGAATTCTATGGAAATGGTCCCATGAGGTTTGGAGACATTCCACCTCAGGAGAATACGCCCCCTCTACCTGAAGAAGACAAAAACCTAATCATGCATGTAGAATTGAGAATATTAGGCGTCCATTCCTTAATGGGAACTGATGCACCTGAATCAATGGGCTTCAATATTAATTTTGGGAACAATTCCTATATCAACCTACAACCAGACACACGCAAGGAAACTAAGAAATTATTTGATGCGCTATCTGAAGGTGGCAAAGTGACTCAGGAACTTCAAGAAATGTTTTGGGGAGATTATTACGGAAGTTGCACAGACAAATTTGGCGTTCAATGGATGTTCAATTGTGGAGAAAAGGTCTGA
- a CDS encoding tetratricopeptide repeat protein: MVFRDLRIVLACLLLTSCFGDFKTGEQLYNSGAYDEAVEEFSKVLFASTTDLKTLHLRARSYEELGKYKEAMADYKKIITLDPKYAYAYAGIAKIAWDRGDFKEAENNLLYAAMIVPEDYDVILFLSRAMIKNERYKSAIEFLDLAIKLRPREPNPHYYKGIAMGLLGDGLGVVVTFNKYIELEPNNVSAIFNRGLALMTLGYKSWAVEDFDTVLEMNPNHYEALARRAVCLMEKNPRQSCFDLETAALKGNEFAKLHQNDCNYSR, from the coding sequence ATGGTGTTTAGGGATTTAAGAATAGTATTGGCCTGCTTATTACTGACAAGCTGTTTTGGAGATTTTAAAACTGGTGAACAGTTGTACAATAGTGGGGCCTATGATGAGGCGGTGGAAGAGTTTAGCAAAGTACTTTTTGCAAGCACCACAGATCTCAAGACCCTACACCTTCGGGCCAGGTCTTATGAAGAATTGGGTAAATACAAGGAGGCAATGGCTGACTATAAAAAGATTATTACTTTAGATCCCAAATACGCCTATGCCTATGCAGGAATAGCTAAAATTGCCTGGGACCGGGGAGATTTCAAGGAAGCTGAAAACAATTTACTCTATGCAGCCATGATTGTGCCTGAAGACTATGATGTAATCCTATTTCTATCCAGGGCAATGATCAAAAATGAACGTTATAAAAGTGCTATAGAATTTTTAGATTTAGCCATCAAACTAAGGCCTAGGGAACCTAATCCGCATTATTATAAAGGAATCGCTATGGGCCTTCTTGGAGATGGTCTAGGAGTGGTAGTGACCTTTAATAAATACATTGAACTGGAGCCAAACAATGTCAGTGCCATTTTTAATCGGGGTTTGGCCCTCATGACATTGGGATATAAAAGTTGGGCGGTCGAAGATTTTGATACGGTTCTGGAAATGAATCCAAATCATTATGAGGCCTTGGCAAGAAGAGCTGTTTGTTTAATGGAAAAGAATCCTAGACAATCTTGCTTCGACTTGGAAACAGCCGCCTTAAAAGGCAATGAATTCGCTAAACTTCACCAAAATGATTGCAATTATAGCAGGTAA
- a CDS encoding polyprenol monophosphomannose synthase, translating to MKSSKLVIVPTFNEMENIQDLIIEVMALPENFDLLVIDDSSPDGTASLVKQMQETFPDRLFLIIRKGKLGLGTAYLEGFAYALKMGYTYIFEMDADFSHNPQDLSLLYSAAVKGSHDLVIGSRYVSGVNVVNWPMGRVLMSFFASKYVQFITGIPIKDTTAGFVCYHRKVLEAIPLNKVKFIGYAFQIEMKFTAWKMGFDILEVPIIFTDRTRGTSKMSKHIFREAILGVIYMKVKSMFVKPKKAKEQSII from the coding sequence ATGAAAAGCAGTAAACTAGTCATTGTTCCTACATTCAATGAGATGGAGAATATCCAGGATCTCATAATCGAAGTTATGGCCCTGCCAGAAAACTTTGATTTATTGGTGATAGATGACAGTTCACCTGATGGAACCGCTTCATTGGTAAAACAGATGCAGGAAACCTTTCCTGATCGGCTTTTCCTTATCATAAGAAAAGGCAAACTGGGACTAGGTACGGCCTATCTGGAAGGCTTTGCTTATGCTTTGAAAATGGGCTACACCTATATATTTGAGATGGATGCTGACTTTTCTCACAATCCACAAGATTTAAGTTTGCTCTATTCAGCAGCGGTAAAAGGCTCACATGATTTGGTAATTGGTTCTAGGTATGTATCAGGTGTAAATGTGGTCAATTGGCCTATGGGCAGGGTTTTAATGTCATTTTTCGCCAGTAAGTATGTACAGTTCATTACTGGAATTCCTATAAAAGATACTACAGCGGGTTTTGTATGCTATCATAGAAAAGTTTTGGAAGCGATTCCCTTAAACAAAGTCAAATTTATAGGATATGCCTTCCAAATAGAGATGAAATTTACAGCCTGGAAAATGGGCTTTGATATTCTGGAAGTGCCCATTATTTTCACTGACCGCACAAGAGGAACCTCTAAAATGTCTAAACATATTTTTAGAGAAGCCATACTTGGCGTAATTTACATGAAAGTAAAAAGCATGTTTGTAAAGCCTAAAAAAGCCAAAGAACAATCAATTATCTGA